In Perca fluviatilis chromosome 3, GENO_Pfluv_1.0, whole genome shotgun sequence, the following proteins share a genomic window:
- the trappc2l gene encoding trafficking protein particle complex subunit 2-like protein yields the protein MAVCIAVIAKENYPLYIRSVPTQNELKFHYTVHTSLDVVEEKISAVGKSLGDQRELYLGLLYPTEDYKVYGYVTNSKVKFVIVVDSSNTSLRDNEIRSMFRKLHNSFTDVMCNPFHNPGDTIQSKAFDGIVSGMMVQTG from the exons ATGGCGGTGTGTATAGCAGTGATCGCAAAAGAG AACTACCCGCTGTATATCCGCAGTGTGCCCACTCAAAATGAGCTGAAGTTTCACTACACAGTACACACCTCTCTGGATGTGGTGGAGGAGAAGATTTCCGCAGTGGGCAAATCTTTGGGAGACCAGAGAGAACTGTACCTGGGGCTGCTCTATCCCACTGAAGATTACAAAGT ATATGGGTATGTTACCAACTCCAAGGTGAAATTTGTCATTGTTGTGGACTCATCAAATACATCATTACGGGACAATGAAATTAGAAGT atgttcagaaaattacacaaCTCCTTTACTGATGTAATGTGCAACCCATTCCACAATCCTGGGGACACCATTCAGTCCAA GGCCTTCGATGGCATCGTATCTGGAATGATGGTACAAACTGGCTGA
- the pabpn1l gene encoding embryonic polyadenylate-binding protein 2, with product MAENLLEYGYLEGEVIGEHFAEDPELAAIKARVQELEMEEETDRLKEEEERCDAVDMQLLTSSSLPGPFYNMTPEERIDADNRSVYVGNVDYGATADELEIHFNGCGPVNRVTILCDRFSGHPKGFAYIEFSDRDSVQSAIGLHETLFRGRVLKVMPKRTNMPGISTTDRGGHRGGHTRGRGRGYRPPRYQNSSRGRFRYQSTRPQHQTPHPYYGGPPVGKRQWGHMDFQEQMPKRYPCLLLITPPSEELGAGSSGQHYPQQR from the exons ATGGCGGAAAATCTACTGGAGTACGGCTACCTAGAGGGCGAGGTTATCGGAGAACATTTCGCCGAGGACCCG gaGCTGGCGGCCATCAAGGCCAGAGTTCAGGAGCTGGAGATGGAAGAAGAGACCGACAgactgaaggaggaggaggagaggtgtgaTGCTGTAGACATGCAGCTTCTGACCAGCAGCTCTCTGCCTG GACCTTTCTACAATATGACTCCCGAGGAGAGGATAGACGCAGACAACAGATCAGTCTATGTAGGAAAT GTAGACTATGGTGCTACTGCAGATGAGTTGGAGATCCATTTCAACGGCTGTGGTCCTGTCAACCGGGTTACGATCCTGTGCGACAGGTTCTCCGGCCATCCCAAGGG CTTTGCTTACATTGAGTTCTCTGATAGAGACTCTGTGCAGAGTGCTATTGGTTTGCATGAGACCTTGTTCAGAGGAAGAGTCCTTAAG GTCATGCCCAAGAGGACCAACATGCCAGGCATCAGCACCACAGACCGGGGAGGACACCGAGGCGGCCACACCAGAGGCAGAGGCCGTGGTTACCGTCCACCTCGATACCAAAACAGCTCCCGAGGTAGGTTCCGGTACCAGTCGACGAGGCCACAACATCAAACGCCTCACCCTTACTACGGAGGCCCCCCAGTGGGGAAGAGACAGTGGGGACACATGGACTTCCAAGAACAGATGCCTAAACGTTACCCATGTCTTCTTCTCATCACCCCACCGTCGGAGGAGTTGGGGGCAGGGTCGAGCGGACAGCACTACCCTCAACAGCGCTAG